In the genome of Peptococcaceae bacterium, the window CTCAGAGTCTATTGAGAACAGCCAGGTCATTAAGAACTATCGTGACGGCGGCACTCTTTTACCTTATCTTCGGCCGGGACAAAACAGGCCGCATGGTGTCAAAAACATGTCTGAAGAGTTTTGGAGCGACGAAGCGATTGCCTGTGTTACAAGGGACAAGTTTGACAAGCATTTGCTTAGAAGGCATTCTTGTTTTAATTGTCCGGCGTACTGCAGCAGTATATATCAGATTAATGACAATATATATTGCGAAGGAGTCCAGGCCAATACACTCAGGGCCTTTGGTTCCAACTTGGATGTAAGAAATCCAGAATTTATACTGCAAGCTAATGCGTTGGCCAATATGTACGGGCTGGATACAGACCAGACCTCTGCAGCAATAGCCTGGGCTATAGAATGTTATGAGAATGGGATCATAAACAAAGCGGATACTGATGGGCTTGAACTGCGATGGGGATATGGGCCGGCGATTTTAGAACTGATAAGAAAAATAGCCTTTCGGGAAGGCTTTGGAAATGTTTTAGCCGAGGGAGTATATGAAGCTATAAAAATAATTGGCAGAGGTTCAGAAAAATACGCAATGCTTGTTAAGAAAAACAGTTTAATGGAAGCTGGGATGCGTTCATTTAGGGCTTGGGCCTTGGGAATAGTCACTAGCGCAAAGGCCGGCGGGCATTTAAGAGGCGCTCCCGGCCAAGAAATGCAAAGAATACCACCAGACGTCAGCAAAAAGCTGTTCAATATTGATAATATCTATGATCCCAGGACATATAAAGACAAAGCGAAACTTGTCGCCTGGCAGGATAAATACAAAGGAATAATAGATTCAGTGGGAGTTTGTGCGTCAATTACGATGTGGATGGACATCAATTTATTTACACCAGAAGATCTTTCCGAATTCATGTTTTTAATAACTGGTGAAAACATATCTCCTGAGCAGTTGTTTGTTTTTGGTTCACGACTCAATAACATAGAAAGGGCATTCAATCTGTTACATGCTGGCTTCAAACGGAAAGACGATTATCCCCCCCGAAAATTAATAGACATCCCGGTTAATGATGGACCATACAAGGGTGACAGAATAGAGCTTGCTGAATGGGATAAAATGCTTGACGAATATTATAGCTGTCATGGTTGGGACCCTGAAACAGGTCTTC includes:
- a CDS encoding aldehyde ferredoxin oxidoreductase family protein translates to MHYGWKGKILFIDLTQKKYCVEGIRDYLNYLGGRGINELLMFKTIKKQTKPLDPENTIFLGSGPFVGTLVPGANRLSIDFKNVLTEGIGSANCGGQFAAEMKFAGYDHIVITGRSKEPVYIFIDNNMVYFRDAEHLWGKNTWETENLIKAAEREETLKTLTIGVGGENLVKYACIIGDRGRAAGYGGGGALFGSKNLKAIAIKGTSPVIVAHPNGFIEKIRKYSESIENSQVIKNYRDGGTLLPYLRPGQNRPHGVKNMSEEFWSDEAIACVTRDKFDKHLLRRHSCFNCPAYCSSIYQINDNIYCEGVQANTLRAFGSNLDVRNPEFILQANALANMYGLDTDQTSAAIAWAIECYENGIINKADTDGLELRWGYGPAILELIRKIAFREGFGNVLAEGVYEAIKIIGRGSEKYAMLVKKNSLMEAGMRSFRAWALGIVTSAKAGGHLRGAPGQEMQRIPPDVSKKLFNIDNIYDPRTYKDKAKLVAWQDKYKGIIDSVGVCASITMWMDINLFTPEDLSEFMFLITGENISPEQLFVFGSRLNNIERAFNLLHAGFKRKDDYPPRKLIDIPVNDGPYKGDRIELAEWDKMLDEYYSCHGWDPETGLPTRNCLKDLNLEFVIETLERDCIYL